Part of the Lolium rigidum isolate FL_2022 chromosome 6, APGP_CSIRO_Lrig_0.1, whole genome shotgun sequence genome, GGTGTTGTCTATCAGTGAGAGCTATGATATATGGCGCAACGACGACGAGTTCAGCTATGACTTTGGGCGAGAAATTTGAGGCTTATGTTTTTGGTTGTATTTTCCACTTTGTTAGGGGTTTTTCGCGTCCATGGATTCAGTTACCCCATGATCTGGTTGTAACTGTTCATTTTATATCTAATATAAACCAGATTATAAGTTTTAAAAAATAGTTTAAGCAGCTATCCACAatccacaagaaaaaggaaacacttTAACCAGATACTCGGCCATTGTTGATGGGCCATATGTTACAACTGGACTACGGCCTAAGTTGGTAATTTATTATAAGAGCGGAATACCTTGCTTATGGACCAGTATACTCCTACATTCTGGCCCATCCCTTATTTGCCGCCTCTGCCTTCAATCACAATGGGGCCGTTTTCCTCTCCTCATCGGACAGTCCCGTCGCCGCCGACGAGCTCTGACGGCGAGGCCAAGCGCTGCTCGGTACCCTAACCCCAACCCAGCCAACTCCCAACCCTAATTCTAACTCCCCCGCCATGGAGGATGCCCTCATGCCGCCGGTGCCTCCTGCCCCTCttgcggcagccgccgccgccccaaccAATTTGTTCCTCACTCGCCGTCGATCACATCTCGACAGCGCCTCCTACCGCACGCTCTCTCGGCTCTTCTCCCActgcctccacctccaccctCAGCACCATGCGGTCCCGGCGCATACGGAGGTCGAGACCGCCGCCGCCAACCCTATCTGGGATGACTCACCGCAGGGGGCCTCGGTGCCGCCTAACAACGCCGAGTTTGGGCATCTAGCAGAGGAGTCGGCTGTAGTAAGCACTTCTGTCCCCGAGGCTCCCGTACCCTCGGTAGCCGCCGGGAACCCTATTGCCGACCTGGACGTGGCACCACAGGGATCCGTTGTGGAGCATGAGGTCGCTGGGGTTGAGCAGATGGAGGGTGTGGAGGTAGGAAGCGCCTGCCGTAAGCCAGGTGCGTTAGTTGAGGAGTTCAGTGGTGAAACTGAACTTGTGGGGGCAGACGATGTTTTGAGGACGATGAAGGCTTGTTTGGAGGGGGAGGCTGAGGAATCGGTAGAGGTAGCGGTCGTCAATGATGATGGACATCTGCTGCTTGACACAATGATGACCAACTTCTCAGGGTTGATTGGTGATGCCAGTGGCGGCACAGCATCCTATGGGGTTTCTGAAGGTGAGCCACAGAATGATGGCAAGATAGCCGATGGGGTGACAAAATTCGGAGTTGGAGTTGAAGAAGACAGACCTGTGGGCAATTTGGATCATCAGTCAGTTAATGCTGGCGGCGGGTTTGAGGAAGGAGAGATTGAGGGTGACTTGCAGGATTTGGTCAATGGATCTGATGATTCGGAGCATCAAGATGCAGATGGTGAGAAATTACAAGAGGATTGTGTTACCAGAGGGTCTGGGGAGAATGAATCATCTGGACATGACACGCGGTGTCTGAATTTGCTTTCAACACCTAAAATCAAAGGGACCGGCGACCTTAATCTTATAGTGGACAAGGAAGATACTATCAAGGGTGATGCGCTAATGCATGATCCCAGGACGCAAGTAGTCAGTTACGATGAAATTGTGGAATGGAATGAGACTCCAGTGCATGATGCTGAGGTACTGAACATACCATTTTTGATTAACCAGTATTGATTATTGGATGTTTCTTGGCATGTTGCTTTGTCTTGTCTAAATATGTGTTCACCTGGAAATGTAGCTAGTGAGATGCAACTTATCATTTGATGCTGTATGTTAACTTTCAGTGCCTTTAGTTTTGTTGAAACATACCATAGATTTCTTTCTTAATATCATGTACTTTAAGAGTAGAGTACAGAACTCACGCTAATAGAGCCCAATCAGTTCTTTTTGGTTCATATGTTCTGCGTGACTACAGAAGTACATATACTAAATATGTTCCATGACAATCTTTTGCAGGCTCCTAGAGGAGGGGGAAGAAAACGACATTTGACAGAGGAAAGAAAGGCTAAGAAGACGGTATGTCGGTTCTCACCACCATTTGAGTTCAACGCATATTTTATTCAACtatgctttttttctttttcttatgagAGTATTGAACTTGCTTTGCAATTTCATTGACATGTAGAAAAATAAACGAGTTAAGAGAGCACAGCAACGGGTAGCTGATGGTGTGAAAAGACTGAAACTTGCGCCAATTATGAAGCCAAAAGTAGTGAAGTATTGCCACTTCTACTTGAACGGGAAGTGCCAGCAGGTGAGCTTTTCTTTGGCCTCTAACTTGTTTTTCAGTTGGAACAGATGTTATAGTCATGCATGCTTCTGAGTTACATTTTTCTTTTGTCTTCATTTAGCCAAAAAAATGAAGGAACATTGCTTGTTGGGTTTGTATAATTCTACGATGAGTCATATTAAATGTGAATGACTTAAATGTTTGAACTGCTTCATGTAAAACTGTGTCCATTTTATCAGTAGACATGTTACTTTTGATAAAATAGCAACACATCTGTAAAAGTACTGGATAAATAGATTCTCATTATTTTCTTGAACAAACCTGATTGTCTTCTTTCTCTTTGCAGGGCAACACTTGCAAGTTCTCCCATGATACTACACCTTTGACAAAATCTAAGGTATGTGTGCAGTATTCATTATGTATTGCAGTGATGTTGGTTTATATCCTGTATGGCTGCATCAATTCGCTCCATCGCACGTTTTGTGCTTACCTATACAAAACATCTTTCAAGAGCTATCAATGGTGAACTCAAGTTTTGCAACATCGTAACTCAGTAATGCCCATTGGTGCTTAAAGTAGATGGTTTACCCAGGTGTACACAAAATGGTGCCTGTTCAGTTTTAGTTTATGTGTACATTATGTATGTAGTTGTGAAGTATTAAAGTGTACTCTAGTATATCTTAATCCAAGTATTTAGCAGCTAGCTTCATTCTGTACATTTCCTATCTTACCTGCTTATTGTTCTTCTTAATTTTACAGCCGTGCACACATTTTGCACGTGGTTCTTGTTTGAAAGGAGATGATTGTCCTTATGATCATGAGCTGTCAAAGTACCCTTGCCACAATTTTGTGGAAAATGGAACGTGCTTCAGGGGTGATAAATGCAAATTTTCTCATGTGGTACGTGATTAAAAAAATCATTCTCTGTTATCTGGAAATCAAATAGCCTTGTAAAATGTTAATCTCACTCTGTGAATTGACAAAACTGCATTGTTTATCAGGTCCCAACTGCAGATGGTCCTTCCAAATCGGATGCAAAGAAATCTGATATGTCATTGGTGTTTGAAAAAACAATCAGCAGAGATCAAACAAGTAGTCAGAAAACATTGGCAGTGCATGATGGTGAACATGTAACCTCTGCTCCTACCAAACCTAACTCCATTCTTCAAAACCTTGCCGGCAGCTCAGTAAATGCTCAAAAAGCATCAGCTCGTACACCAAAGGGTGTACAGTTTCGTACTTCTATCAAAGACATATCAGATTCTAGCATGCTGCATCAGGATGCTCCACCCACCGAGAAGCATATGGTTACAAATGGCAGTAAATATAAGAATTTTGGTGGGCCACAGGCTGCAGAAGGGGATAAAAATGTCAATCCAAATAGACAGAGACAGAGCTCAGCGCCACTTCTCGATGAGAAGAACTCATTCAAAGAAGATAGTTCACACCAAAGGAAAAGTTTGCTTACTGACTCTACTGCAGTGCTTGGATCAGTAAACACTCAGCACGAAGTTTCAGAGGCTTCTAGAATTCTGCAGGAATTCTTGTTTGGTGCTGGCAGTTAGAGGAAAGTGTGAATATACTACTCTTGGTACCTGTAGActaccttttcttttctttgtgcaGTATATCTGGCTCTTGTCTAGTGATGAATTCATCCGCATGAGTGTGCGGTTTGTTTTGATACTTTCGGCCCAGTTTTCTTGTTGTAACTGCACATTGCAATTGATATATCTGGTACGTTAACAGAAATACAATATGATTTTTTTATTGCCAAGAAATTTCACAAAATTGTTTTTGCAGAACTAGGCTAAGAGTAACAATGGGTACATGAAGTTTGATTATTGTCAACTCACTTCTGAATGTTGGATGTAAGCTTGCTGGTATGATGAATTCCTTCTTTAATCCTCCACCTTTCACATGTTATTCTTATGAACCACACTTGGGAAGTTGCTCCGAGTTAATTCACTCTAGATTTTGAAATGTTTCCTTTTCATAGTTGATATGTTAGCAATAATCTGTTAGTTTGCAAATGTTTCTTCATTTCTTTGCGAAATTTGAGGACGTAATGTTGAATCTTGATACTTGATTTTTACAGTCTGTTCCAAATTATAAGATGTTCTAGCTTTTCTGAATCTTATCTATCTAGAGGCATCTCAGTGTGTCTGTTCACTCATTTCAGTCCGTATGTAGTCCATATTGTAATatccaaaacatcttataatttggAACTGAGGGAGTATTCATAATGAGGAATTATACATCTCTggtaaaacattttatttttacttgtgaTTACTCACTACCTCCCTAGACATAAGTTTGAGCATCAGTTTTATCATATTCTTTTGAAACTGTTGGGGCTAATGGCTTGCTGAAGCAGCTGTTTCACTTCTCCGGCCACCATTTAGGATGGTCTAACAACATTTTGGAGATATTATGTTTAAATAATTTTACTAATTAATTCAACTTTAATTCAtatgatactccctctgttcctttttataagacgttttggcaatTTACTAATTAATTCAACTTCAATTCATATGATACTCCCTCTAGTCCTTTTTATAACAGAGGAAGTAGTAGACAGCTGGTCAAGATGCAAGTGGTCCGGTTTCTATCCATTGTCCTGTTGGACTGAACCTGTATTTTGGCACCATTAGGGTAGTGGGGCGACCTGCGAAATTTCAGGTCCAGCGAGGGTAATACCCTTTCGGCCCTGGGGTCGAACAGTACCTGCGCGCTGCTCTTAGCGACATGAATGTGCCGCCACAGGACCAAGAAGCCGCCGGCAGCTGCGAGGCGCGCACAGCGTGGGAGCGCCTAGAGCTCTTCAGAGTAGAGCCTCAACCGCCCGCCGGCTTCTCCACCCTTTAGCCGCTCCCTCCCCTCCTGTCTTCAAGTTGCCCCCACCGCTGGAGCAGTGCAAGACGCCCACCGCCGGAGCGCTGCGGTATGCACTCGCAGCCAAGGGTGCCATTAGCTCGCGCACCATGCCGTCCCCTGCCCCTTCTCTTGTAGCTGCTCTCCCCCGCGGCTGCCCCTCCAACCTCGACCTCTCCTCTGTCCTCTCCATCTGCCGTCGTTGATACCCAACCATACAGCAGTCAACCAAGCATTTAGCTCGTATAAAATACATGGCCACACGGTACTAGTGCAGATTCAGTCACTCACACAAACACTCAGGCAAACCAACGCAAACAAAGCTAAGAATTGCTTATGGCGCCCGCACAGCACACAGGAGTAGAGCAGGAGGGCCGAACCTCCAATTCTACTACAGGTACGGTGGTCCAATAACAGGGCTGGACTGCACCGCTCCCTTTGCATCTTGAACAGCTGAGAAGGTTTCTTGGTTTGAATTCTATGCTCAGAGTTAAAATGCAAAAATttccccttctttttattttctaaaaCTGTCTTTTATAGCAACCACCCAGGACGGGACCAGACTGGTACTGGTTTTTTGCCAGTCCTATCGGCAGTTAGAAAGTAGCTTTATGAAAACACATTTTTCATGGCTATATAATTGAATGTAGTTAAAGTAATTTCCATGGGACAAATCTACTTTTTCACTTTTAGTAGGTTTATTCTAAATCGAAGTATTAGCCTTTTCTACTCCATTTTTAAGTGGTTACTGGTTAATGAAATTTGAGAGTGAGTTCTATTACAACCTACAGTAGGGTATGTTCTGTTTAGTTCCTTCTCAAACAAATCATCTTAACATTCGTCCAAGATATTTTTGTTTGGAGAAATACAGTCTAAGGCCTGTAGAAATATTGAAACAGATCTCGTTATTTATTTCCTGGGTCCATTGGTTGAGTGTTAAGTTTATCTGCAGCGTTGGCATGGAATCTGATGTAGTTTCTTTATTTGTATCATGGAAAAATTAAGCTACACTGGCTCACAAGGCGAAATGCTGGAGATTTGATGTCATTATTCAGTTCCTAACAAAGGCTGGTTTATAGGACCTCCTTGTCAGGTTGATTCAGTACGTACACATTTACTTCTGTTGGGCTGTCTATTAAAAGATGCTTCCCCATGGACACGCCCCGTGCAGCATATGGTGTTTAGCTGCTTTGTTATAAAAATTAAGTGTCTACTGTGCTTATCAGAAGTAGGGAAAAGGAATATGTATGTTTTTCTGCTTTCAGGGCCTCGAGATTCTTCTGGCAAAGTAAGCGCTACTTTGTTGCCCCTTGATAATGGCAGCTAAAGCTTGCAATTTTATTCTTGATCAATATGATTTTAGGCACACCTGAGCCAGAACAATGGGTCCTCTGCTGGAGACTGGTGTTAGCCTAGTGCATTGGATGGTTTGAACTTACATGCATTGCAGTGCCTGGGAGGCCAGGATCTCTTATCTCTTGGTTCAGAATTGCTCGTGGAACTCCTCTGGAGACAGTGGGACACAGGGACAGGCAGAATCAAAAGTGTCCCAAGTATTAGCTGGACTGCGTATGGTTGTTATTGCTTCATCGGAGGCTTCGCCCCGACCTACCCTGTGCCTACTTGCTGTCGAAGTCTCAGATGTTATCGCATCAAGTTCGAATTACATTTCACATGATCACTGAGAGAGGCTCACATGGCATTTCATCACCTCAGGATTTGCCATACGAAGGAGACATCTGAGTTATGTCTCTCTCTAACCCTGCTACCGTGGCTCGGTACCGTTACTGTCCATCTCACTACATAGTCAGAGTCTTAattgcatgatgatgatgatgatgatgatgatgatgttattTTGTTGTGCTTTTGCGTCATTTTTTCACCTGAGGTGTATTTTTGTATCTTAGTATTGGGATATTTCTGTCACACTCGTGAAAGCAATTGATCCCAACCTTTTGCACCTGAACCTGCAAGTGTTGCATCTCATGGGAACTGGATAAGTTACTTCACGTGTCAACCTGGCGAAAGCCTCCTCTTCTGGTCAGATTCACACTGAAGAAGTGATGAACTGATGTGTAGCTTCTCGCACACAAAAAAAGACTGATGTATAGCTATTTTGTTGCTTTACCCTTGATCATTTTTTAGTCTCTGCATTGGAAAAAGAAATGCAATATTTCGGTTTTATGTACTTCACAAACGTCTTCTCATCGTACAGAGTAAGCAGATGTTGCGAAATCTGGCAGAAACATATATGTAACATATCTTCCCTAGGATTTGTTTTCTCCTTTTGAGATCATCCTAGCGGTTTTGTTGTACAGCTTGATGTACGCTACTCCCTGTTGTGAATGACCAAATACCGGCCATAATGCTTCAGGTCTATACCATGATAGCCAAGTGCCCATCACGGTGAAACCGGATTCttcaagatgggagcatgagattgcATTTCAATGAAATAAGTAAATCTGAAATAAAACAATGAAAGTAGCATTCATACCCAACCAGACCAAACTGTCATTTTATTCTCAAACTGATTTTCTAGGACGGAGTACACCAGAAGTATATATTAATAGGTTATTTAAGTTTGTTGTCCGATGTCCCATCACAGTAATGCTACAGTTACTTACTGTAAGTTACTTAATTTATGTCATTTCGGTAACTCTTCTATTGCTTTTTTTTTGGTTGATATCATCATGTGCACTATATTTTGCGCAGAACAAGTTTCTAATATAAAGCCCATTGGCACCTTACTGCCGACGATGGCAGGGCACATTGACGGCAAAGGAAGCAGGTCAGGATGTTTATTCGAGGTGAGTTTGGGCATCATGGCATAACTGTGCACCaatcgtgtttgtttcttaagagCAACATAGACCGTTGGATTGAGTTGTTTGGAAAGGTGGGATGGTTTACTCTCCATTTTCATATTTTCGAACATGGAAAACTGAAGATGGATACGTAGACATCCGCTAGTCTAGAGTTGACTCGGGGCCAAAAAATACATTCCAAATGGAGTTGCCTTACATCATAAGACATTATGCACAAACACAATTATGTAACATAATTCTCAACTCATGGAAACGCAACCATTAccacattattattattatccaaATTATTCATAGGGGCACAATCCTTGGAAAGATATATGATCAGATTAGATGGGAGGTGATGATGCCATCGTCACCGGCAGATCCAGGGGAGAAGTCTTGGGACAATCAATCATGCATTCTTCCTCTGTGTCGTAGCATTTGGTCTTCACTAAACAGCAGAAGAAGCAAGAGGGCGGTACCCGACACCGGCGCATACACAGTCCATGTATACTGATCTTAGCGCTTTCCATGTCTTCCAATATTCTGCCTACGGAACATGAAAGCAAATAATATTCAAATTAGTCTGTTTATCAACTAAGAAGTATCAGTAATTCAtagaacaaacaaacaaaatcaCTTAGAAAAGCCGTACGCAGTTCTTATAAGACGTAAAAATTATGTATAGCATGGGCCTTAACTGCTCGATCGTGGAAGATCATTATTGGAAGACAAGTCAACTGAAGCATCAAAATAGGTAGATCAAGAGTATCTGCAACTTACACTGCGCATGGGTAGCAAAGCCCGTGAGAAGAAGCACCAAGAGTATGCTTGGTGTATATGAGCGATTCCTACACTTTTCCATGGAGAAAATACTAAGCAGGCTTGTTTGGTCCTCGTTTATAGCAGCATAGGTTTTCTGAGAAAGAATGACAGGTATCTTCGTTGGGTTTCCTAATATATATGTACCTAACAATCAACTTGAGGTAGGAGTACATGGCAAAGAAGTAAACCGATTGCTAAAATCACGGTTCTTTCTATTTTTTTGCATCTTCAACATTCCTTATACGTAGTTGGGTGTCCTAATATATGTACCTAACAATCAACTTCAGGTAGGAAGTACATGGCAAAGAAGTAAACAGATCGCTAAAATTACGGTTCTTTCAAAAAAATTTGCATCGATGCTAATCTCTGTATTTAATGTGTTACGATTCGACATTCCTTACACAATCTCCAGCCAGGTGCTAAGACCGCTAGGGATAGGTAGTCCGATCCGTCGGACTCCCCCTCTGCCGTAGGATTAGGAGCATCTTATGTATTCACCATGCATTCACCAACCACGATCTGCTTCTCCTAACTGTACCCGTGAACTGAGTCCTACCATCCATATGCCAACTTATCTGAACATTACTGCTTGAAGAAGCTTAAGACCTCGATTTGC contains:
- the LOC124662045 gene encoding zinc finger CCCH domain-containing protein 7; protein product: MEDALMPPVPPAPLAAAAAAPTNLFLTRRRSHLDSASYRTLSRLFSHCLHLHPQHHAVPAHTEVETAAANPIWDDSPQGASVPPNNAEFGHLAEESAVVSTSVPEAPVPSVAAGNPIADLDVAPQGSVVEHEVAGVEQMEGVEVGSACRKPGALVEEFSGETELVGADDVLRTMKACLEGEAEESVEVAVVNDDGHLLLDTMMTNFSGLIGDASGGTASYGVSEGEPQNDGKIADGVTKFGVGVEEDRPVGNLDHQSVNAGGGFEEGEIEGDLQDLVNGSDDSEHQDADGEKLQEDCVTRGSGENESSGHDTRCLNLLSTPKIKGTGDLNLIVDKEDTIKGDALMHDPRTQVVSYDEIVEWNETPVHDAEAPRGGGRKRHLTEERKAKKTKNKRVKRAQQRVADGVKRLKLAPIMKPKVVKYCHFYLNGKCQQGNTCKFSHDTTPLTKSKPCTHFARGSCLKGDDCPYDHELSKYPCHNFVENGTCFRGDKCKFSHVVPTADGPSKSDAKKSDMSLVFEKTISRDQTSSQKTLAVHDGEHVTSAPTKPNSILQNLAGSSVNAQKASARTPKGVQFRTSIKDISDSSMLHQDAPPTEKHMVTNGSKYKNFGGPQAAEGDKNVNPNRQRQSSAPLLDEKNSFKEDSSHQRKSLLTDSTAVLGSVNTQHEVSEASRILQEFLFGAGS